ATTATCAGCTATTCTTGGTTTTAATGTTTGTCTGACCACAATTTTGGTGCATCCATCAGAACAAGAACAAGGAGAACTCTTTAAATGCCACTGAATTCAACGAGGAGGAACCCCAGGAGTAAGTTGGTGAAGTTGATGAAGAAATCGATGTCGTGGAAGCCTTCAAGGTCTACCATACCAGCCGCAAGAAGGGTATGAGCGACGCGGCTAGGGAAGCAGTTGTAAGTCCCAGCACATGCTTATTTTCTCTTACATGATTTATCTAACTTGATTGACATTCGTACATGTAATTTCTATTTGTTGCCATGCTCAACAAGTTAGTACAAGCAAGTCTTACATGATTCTTAAACTGTTCATCAATTCTTTTTTACTTTGTCCAACACTCTCTTTACATGCTGCATTGTAATCGTATATTTTACACTATCTTTACATTACCACTATTTACTAGCAGTTATCCAATATATTTTTGTTCCGAGTCTCTTAAATAGTTTATTTTTTCCATTTTGTAGTTGTCAATGGAAACTATGCGGGCACAAGCTGTTACTGATGGGCAGGCACCTGAGGTTAGTTTCCAAGGTCTTGTCGCAATGCAGCTCCAATAACACATTCTTGAAAAATGCAGGTCTATCCGCTCCTTCCCCGAAATCTTCTCCAGCTCGTGAAGTGGCGCTATGTCGAGAACTTAATGCTCAAATACAAAGTTCAGCTGTTCTCCATGATCACCAAGAAGAACTAAATAAGAAGACTATAGCAGCAGAGGAAGTGTTCGAAAGAACTTCAAGCATGTTTGATGAGCTCCAGAAGCAAGAATAGGAGAGCCGTCTCATCCTTAAGAAATTCGGGAACGTCATCACCTCTGGTATAGCTTGTCAGCCCTGATCCTGTGTGTCTTGATCTGATGAGCTTATTTGGTTGTGTCAAGCTGATTTGGCTGCCTCTAGCTCGTTTGGTTGTATCATGAACTTATTTGGTTGTAAATTTATTGATTGTGGTTTGCTTTGTTAGAATAATAACGCTATTTTCTCGGAATAATAATGACGTTTCATTAGTTCTGTGATGAAATGGATCTGTATGAACGTCGACATGTAATAGTTTCGGACACGTGGCGGTCCGAAACGGGCATTCTCGAGAACGGGAAACGGATACGTGATCCAATAAGAAACTGACAGGTGGTCCAAGAGGGAACGGACACGTATAAACCGGACACGACACGTAGAGAGGACACGTGGTCCAATAGGAATATGGCTGCTGTTGGAACCTCGAGGCGACACGAGGCCGAACAGAAATTTGCCACGtcgacgccacgtgtccctaccAGAAAGGCGCACGTGGCAGTGTGAAAAAATGACACGTTGACAAATAGGAAGACAACACGTGGCACAATAACAAAGCGGCACGTGGAAGCATACGGAGACACCACGCGTCCAAACTCGCCACCGACACATGTCACAACAAGATGGCGACACGTGGAAAATTACGGAAGCGGCATGTGTCACAAGCTTGGTGGCGACACGTAGTGAAACATAGTGGGGACACGTGGACATGTGTGGCGATGCCATGTGTCAGAACGGGGCGGCGACACGTGGCTACACTGTTTTGTGCCACGTGGGCAATTAACCAGAGGACACGTGTCACAAATCTAGACGGGAGAGGTGGCCGAACCCTCAAGTGAAAAGTGGACAAGCAGGAAAGCGACACATGGCCGAACCAGGAGGCTCCTGACAGGTGGACACGTGTCGTTCTGCTAGCCCGCCTCGTGTCTGTCTGTTGCCGAAATGGGCTGCCGGCACGGCACCTAACAGCGTTGACGGGACACGTGGATCCGGATGTCCGGTGACATTTTTGGGGCGCATCGCCAAAGCAAAAACGGTTAGGTGATGTAAGTTCCTTCGtcacaaaaaaaatcagtttCATGACGTTTTTCGCGGTCCGTCATTGTGGAACAAACTTGACGCGGCTTTCACGACGTTTCGAATTTCGTCATTAATTTGTCACCAAACTTTCTTTACGACGAATTTTGGTCCTTCAATGACGAATGTCATTTGTCACCGATGCATCATTTTCCCCTAGTGTGAGAAGACCAAAAAGCTGGCAAAAAGGGTGGACGGAACTCTCAGAAGCTTTCTGTGTGGCCACTTGCAGTCTTCCTCTAGCCGTCAGCGCCACGCATGCTCTCTGCAGACGAATTAACACCAAAAGAGTAGAGTCCATTCGTCCGGAGCCCAATGCAACCAAGTGTGTGAAGATGAGGGCAGTGCGTGGCAGCCGATCGATCGAGTGCTGCGTGCCGGAGTTCACTCGATGATGGAGGGGCACATCACATCTGGCGAGCGCCCTGACTCGCCCGATCCATCCTGAACTAGCCACGATATCCGGTTGGTCCGGTCCAATACATGGCCTGATGGCGATGGCGACACTGAAGTAGTCAACTGTCCAGTGCAAGTGAAAAGCCTTTGggccgccgggggggggggggggggggggggtcaaagATTGTATGCGACAGTACTCAGAGCATGTAGAAAGGCTAGGTAGCTATGCAAAAGATGAAGCAGCTAATCATTGGCCAGTGACTTCGTTGAAAGGTCGTCGGCTAACCCGGCCCCTAAACCGTCGATAGATGCAGCTACCTAATTAAGTTTAATTTGCAGCCAGTCAAGGTTTATTAAGAAGGGAGCCGTGCAGTATGTATAGTCTAAGTTTTGAAGTATCACTAGAGACAACTTTAATTAGTTTAATTAACCATGCATCATCAAGCAAGTTGACATTGCTAAAGGAAGCAAGCATGGGGCTTAGGAGCTAGCTAGGTAAGTGCCGTGCCCAGCACCGGGCTCGAACACGGTGGTCGCAGCGATAATGGATAGACAAGTCGAATTGCAAGCACGGGAGGGAgtgtgccactgccaccatcaTGAGCAGCACAGATCGCAATCATGGAAGCTCACCATGCATGCACGCACGCACCAATGACCAATGGTCCATGGATGATGATATGTCGAGACAGATGAAGCGAAACGAGACAAAAGCAGCAGCAACTAACTGAAAAAGCAAAGCAACGAAACCTGACAAGGGGAGTGGGGCCCAGCCACCAGTAAACCCAACGTCCAGGCAGGGGCTTGTCTTGTTGCAGGCTTGTAGCAGAGGAATGGAAGCATGGCAGCGAAGACCAGCCGGCAAGCAAGCGCCCAAGCGTGCCTTCGATTCGATCCCTCTcctgccatgccatgccatgctcGGTTGCCCACTTGATTTGATTCCGGCCAccacttcatcatcatcatcatctctctCCCCCCACTAGCTAGCAGTGAATCAATTCCCTATATGTTATTAGAAAATATAAGGATGTGCCATTAAAAATTATCACATCCTTTCTATACCAtcgtttataattttttatctcATACATGTCATTGCCGTCAAAATGAGCTACATACATGTCATTGCCGTCAAAATGAGCTAACAGAACTGTTAAAGAGCATgatgaaaaaacaaaaataccTCTCCTCCAAAATAGATGTACTGTCACCAGTTTTTTTTTCCCGAGTACTCTCTCACTCCCATCCCGACGCCAATGTCGTGAAGGAGCCCCCAACCGCCGAACTCTAGATCTAGCTGGGCGAATCTCGCCGGAGAGGAAGCAGCCGCGCGCCTCACTCACGCTGGGCGCTGGGCGCGAGCGCTGGGCAGCGGGCCGCGCGTGCCTCACGCGGGTGCTGGGCGCGAGCGCTGGCGCCGCATGCCCCTAGCGGGAGCTGCGTGCGCTCGCTGCCTCGCTGGGGCGGCGGACGCCGCCTGCCTCGCGCGGCGGTGCGGGCCCTGGGCGCTGCGTGCCCCTTGTGGGCGCTGCAcgcgggcgccggccgccgggccgCGTGCCTCGCGGGGGCTGGGCGTGGGCGCTCTGCGGCGAGCGGCCTTGCGCATTAGCCGGACGGCCACGACTTCGAGTCCACGACGACCAAAATTGCAGAACTAAATTGATGCGTCTTGTTCGTTCAGATAAAGGGCGTCGACGAGAGCGCGGCCAAGATGAAGCAGTTTGTGCTGGACAAGCTCCGAGGCTCGAAGGTGCCACAAGAGGCGCTGGTCACCGCGAGCATCAGCAAGGGCAACGTGTGCGTGGCCGGAGACGCGCTGCACCCGATGACGCCGGACCTTGGCCAGGGCGGCTGCTCGGCGCTGGAGGACGGCGTCGTCCTGGCCAGATGCCTCGGCGAGGCCCGTGCAGTCAAGGACGCCAAGGGTGGTAGCGCCAAGAGGGAGCGGATCGAGGCCGGCATGCGACAGTACGCCAAGATGCTAGGGGTATTTTTGTCTTTTCATCATGCCCTTTTTTTTAACAACTCCGTTAGCTCATTTTGACAGCCATAGCATGTAAGGGATGAGAAATTATAAATAATGACATAGAAGAAATGTAGTAATTTTTAATGACAAATAAGGGACGAGCTGTATTTTCTAATGGCATATAAAAAATTGACACGCTACCAGTACAGCCTCGTGTCCCTGCCCAGTTGCCCCATGCTGTCATCATGGACGGAGCCCGTGGCCAAAAGCAGAGCGCAAGAAAGGAGTTCGGCCAGATCATGGCTGCTGCATCTGCATGCCGCCGGCGCCATCGGTTGGAGCTGTTGGCgatgagctagctagctgcccGAGCCGCGCACGCCGAGCTTTTTGGCCTCCACCTTGAGCGACTTGAGGTACCGGACGGCCCCGTCCAACACGGCCGGCGTGTCCATCTGGCTGCCGCCGGGGACCATCCCCCTGAGCGTCCGCATCATCTTGCTCATCCGCTCCTTCTTGCGCggctcgccgcggcggctggACGAGCACGTGGAGTCCGGGGAGCTCCCGTCGTCCCGGGAGGCGCCCGGGGTGCGCCCCGTGCTcaccacgtcgtcgtcgtcctccgagCTCAGTAGCGCGTCGATCTCCTCCGTGTCCTCCTTCTGCCGCAacgagcagccgccgccgccgccgtcgtccctgcACGCGCCCTTCTTCccggcgccgtcgcccgcgCCGTAGCAGCTGCCGCTGTGGGCCGACGACGGACCCCCGAGCTTGTGCGCCAGGGAGGGGTGGAACATGACCCGGCTCTTGGTGCACGTCTGGTCGAAGATGACGTAGTTCCTGGGGCACGCCTCCGATGGCTGCAGCTCGAGCCCGTTGAGCGGCGCCGGGACGTCGTgcgcccgccgcccggccgcgaGCGGGTCCTCgtaggccggcgccggcgggtagCCGTTGGAGTAGTAGGAcccgccggccgcggggccgtacccACTGGTGTCGTAGCCGTACCCGCCGGCGTCGTAGCCGTACCCGCCGGCCGCAGAGCCGTACGCTCCGGCACCGTAGCCGTAGCCGCCGCCCGCGGAGCTGTACGCGCCGGCGTCGTAGCCATACCCGCCGTACCCGTAGCCACCATAGCCGTGGGCTCCCTGCATTCACGCTCACGCCTTGGTGCCTGTTAACAACTGTATTGGAAGCGCCCCCTCTGTTTTCTCTTGTGAGAGCTTAGAAGCCGTCTGAAGGAGAGAGGCTTTTGTAATGGGTGGCCAATCTGCCCTGCACATCACCACCAAACGAAAAAGGATCGCATCAGAAGGAAGTACAGAGAATAAAGAGTACAAGTCATTGGAAACAGAGGCGAGACAATGTGCAACAGAACTAACCTGCAATAGCCAGCGCCTAACGGTTTTTGCGAGGGTGCAAGTGCAAACAGGGGATCGGAGGGCACAAGCAAGGACGAGAGGCCGAAAGTAACTGCAACTGCCCGCAGCTGCTGATGCTGCAATGCTTAAAGGCCCCAACCCAATCGCACTCGCACGCAATGGATGACAGGAGTACGTAGCAGCAGTGCCGGAAGAGCGAGAGGGGAGGCTCGAGAGCTGAGCTGCCTGC
This window of the Panicum virgatum strain AP13 chromosome 1K, P.virgatum_v5, whole genome shotgun sequence genome carries:
- the LOC120699946 gene encoding monooxygenase 2-like, with amino-acid sequence MKQFVLDKLRGSKVPQEALVTASISKGNVCVAGDALHPMTPDLGQGGCSALEDGVVLARCLGEARAVKDAKGGSAKRERIEAGMRQYAKMLGVFLSFHHALFFNNSVSSF
- the LOC120699937 gene encoding transcription factor bHLH144-like; the encoded protein is MQGAHGYGGYGYGGYGYDAGAYSSAGGGYGYGAGAYGSAAGGYGYDAGGYGYDTSGYGPAAGGSYYSNGYPPAPAYEDPLAAGRRAHDVPAPLNGLELQPSEACPRNYVIFDQTCTKSRVMFHPSLAHKLGGPSSAHSGSCYGAGDGAGKKGACRDDGGGGGCSLRQKEDTEEIDALLSSEDDDDVVSTGRTPGASRDDGSSPDSTCSSSRRGEPRKKERMSKMMRTLRGMVPGGSQMDTPAVLDGAVRYLKSLKVEAKKLGVRGSGS